Proteins from a single region of Aquirhabdus parva:
- a CDS encoding LysR family transcriptional regulator: MDKLSAMEVFVTVVESGSQSAAAEKLNLSRPVVSRYLAELEHWSGSRLLHRTTRKLSLTAAGSEMLTRCRQILEMTHDMQAVLSPTESQPHGLLRITTSSSFAQVQIMQAITDYVKQYPEVSVELLLFDHTVDLVDERIDLAIRITNHLDPNLIARQLSVCSSVVCASPAYLSEYGTPLCGEDLAGHHCLTHAYHGKNEWQFEHEGKLKHFPIHSRICANEASILMQAAIAGAGIALLPTSLVAPLVRTGELAVILPDYHALELGIYGVYTSRKHMPATLRTMLDFLVEWFAQQPTWDEL; the protein is encoded by the coding sequence CCGTCGTTTCGCGCTATTTGGCGGAACTTGAGCATTGGTCGGGGAGTCGTTTACTGCATCGCACCACGCGCAAACTCAGTCTCACTGCGGCGGGGAGCGAAATGCTGACGCGCTGCCGGCAGATATTGGAAATGACGCATGATATGCAGGCGGTGCTATCTCCAACAGAAAGTCAGCCACATGGTTTACTACGGATCACAACCAGTTCATCTTTTGCTCAAGTCCAGATCATGCAAGCGATCACGGATTATGTGAAGCAATATCCAGAGGTGAGTGTTGAGTTATTGTTATTTGATCATACGGTCGATTTGGTGGATGAGCGGATTGACTTGGCGATTCGTATAACGAACCATCTCGACCCGAATCTCATTGCTCGTCAATTATCCGTTTGCAGCTCAGTGGTCTGTGCGTCTCCCGCATATCTTAGTGAATACGGCACGCCTTTATGTGGGGAAGATTTGGCAGGTCATCATTGTTTAACGCATGCCTATCATGGCAAAAACGAATGGCAATTCGAGCATGAGGGCAAACTGAAGCATTTTCCCATTCATAGCAGGATCTGCGCGAATGAAGCATCGATTTTGATGCAAGCTGCAATTGCCGGGGCGGGTATCGCGCTACTGCCGACCTCCTTAGTTGCACCGTTGGTTCGGACCGGTGAGCTTGCGGTGATTTTGCCTGATTATCATGCGCTTGAGCTTGGTATCTATGGTGTTTATACCTCACGTAAGCACATGCCAGCAACGCTTCGAACCATGCTTGATTTTCTGGTGGAGTGGTTTGCACAGCAGCCGACTTGGGATGAGTTATAG
- a CDS encoding TonB-dependent receptor — protein MRHLTQQVRFKRTALAFACAATSLAVHAEATPEAEMATIVVKGKSPVADKTNQFPATTASITAKQAAATINVVNTEDALKYLPDVLVRKRYIGDTNAPLATRTTGVNGSARSLIFADGVLLSTLVNNNNGNGSPQWFMVAPEEISRIDLMYGPYSAAYAGNSYGAVAEITTRMPDHFEASATIRGTSQRYAQYGTKDEYPAQQYSVFLGDRVGDFSWVFSANHLESDSQPITFGSIAQSTTKAGANLPVISGAIADQNRTGGAIQYLGAGNINHTVQDNFKLKLGYDFSPTLSANYMIGYWQNDANATARSYLTDSAGNPYYGASTGQVNMGGYAYSASGIAGQFASNSVEQQRLMQSLSVKSHNSGPFNWELVASNFRYLEDLTRTSTGIYPAAQYGGAGRIADAKGTGWTTLDLKGRLQAPTEALVAHDFSFGVHGDWYQLSSPTFTTNNWSAGNPTSLYSDARGKTQTRALWLQDVWQLTPVLKATLGGRYEQWQANDGFNYAVTSNGKGFPINQPKVEKSGFSPKASFAWTANDLWTVTGSIGKALRFPTVGELYQSVQTGATFSQPNPYLKPESVLSDELAFERKTTESKLRISLFEERVSDALISQTSMIAGVTNPVSFTQNVDKTRQRGIELFAQHDNVLVQGLELSGNVTYVNAKILANDSYVPTIAGATSVGKHTPYVPDWRATLVATYRPNPLWAFTLAGRYSGKQYATVDNTDTNPETYQGFQSFFVMDARVNYNFAKHWSAAVGVDNLNNERYFLFHPFTERTFFGELKYTY, from the coding sequence ATGCGTCATTTGACTCAACAGGTTCGTTTTAAACGAACCGCTTTGGCCTTTGCTTGTGCTGCAACGTCATTGGCCGTGCATGCCGAAGCCACCCCAGAGGCAGAAATGGCCACTATCGTCGTCAAGGGCAAGTCCCCTGTGGCTGACAAAACCAACCAGTTCCCTGCCACGACCGCCAGTATCACGGCGAAACAAGCCGCCGCAACGATCAATGTGGTTAATACGGAAGATGCACTTAAATATTTGCCTGATGTCTTGGTGCGTAAACGCTATATCGGTGACACTAATGCACCGCTCGCAACGCGTACAACCGGGGTGAATGGCAGTGCGCGCAGTTTGATTTTTGCCGATGGCGTGTTGCTGTCTACATTGGTGAATAACAATAACGGCAATGGCTCACCGCAGTGGTTTATGGTTGCGCCTGAAGAGATTAGTCGGATTGACCTGATGTATGGTCCATATTCTGCCGCCTACGCGGGTAACTCTTATGGCGCGGTCGCTGAAATCACCACGCGCATGCCTGATCACTTCGAAGCCAGTGCAACAATTCGTGGCACGTCGCAGCGTTACGCCCAGTATGGAACCAAAGATGAATATCCCGCGCAGCAGTACAGTGTCTTCTTAGGCGACCGCGTTGGAGATTTTTCTTGGGTATTTAGCGCCAATCATCTAGAAAGTGATAGTCAGCCAATCACCTTTGGCAGCATTGCACAGTCAACGACTAAGGCTGGTGCTAACCTTCCAGTGATTAGTGGCGCGATTGCTGATCAAAACCGTACGGGCGGTGCAATACAGTATCTGGGTGCGGGCAATATCAATCATACCGTGCAGGATAACTTCAAGCTCAAGCTGGGCTATGATTTTAGCCCGACATTGAGCGCGAACTATATGATTGGCTATTGGCAAAATGATGCCAATGCAACAGCGCGTTCATATCTGACTGACAGTGCAGGAAATCCTTATTACGGCGCATCTACGGGGCAAGTCAATATGGGTGGATATGCCTACAGTGCCAGCGGAATTGCAGGCCAATTTGCCAGTAATTCAGTGGAACAGCAGCGTTTAATGCAGAGCTTGAGTGTGAAGAGCCATAATTCTGGACCTTTCAATTGGGAACTGGTGGCCAGTAATTTTAGATATCTTGAAGACCTTACGCGCACCTCAACGGGGATTTATCCTGCTGCACAGTATGGCGGTGCAGGGCGTATTGCCGATGCCAAAGGCACAGGTTGGACGACCTTGGATCTGAAGGGACGCTTGCAAGCGCCCACTGAGGCATTGGTTGCCCATGATTTTAGTTTTGGGGTGCATGGGGATTGGTATCAATTATCTAGCCCTACTTTTACCACCAATAATTGGTCAGCGGGTAACCCAACCAGTCTCTATAGCGATGCACGCGGTAAAACACAAACGCGTGCGCTGTGGTTGCAGGATGTCTGGCAGTTGACGCCCGTCTTGAAGGCGACATTGGGTGGGCGCTATGAACAATGGCAGGCGAATGATGGCTTTAACTATGCGGTCACTAGTAATGGCAAAGGTTTTCCGATCAATCAGCCCAAGGTCGAAAAATCAGGATTCTCGCCCAAAGCCTCATTCGCATGGACTGCAAATGATTTATGGACTGTAACCGGTTCGATCGGCAAGGCTCTGCGTTTTCCAACAGTCGGCGAGCTTTATCAGAGTGTACAGACGGGGGCGACGTTCTCACAGCCAAACCCTTATCTAAAGCCTGAGAGCGTTCTATCGGATGAGCTGGCTTTTGAGCGTAAAACCACAGAGAGCAAGCTGCGTATCTCTTTGTTTGAAGAACGTGTATCCGATGCGCTCATTTCTCAAACATCAATGATTGCCGGTGTGACAAACCCCGTCTCCTTTACTCAGAATGTTGATAAAACCCGTCAGCGTGGTATCGAGCTATTTGCGCAACACGACAATGTTTTGGTTCAAGGATTGGAGTTGTCTGGTAACGTGACCTATGTCAATGCCAAGATACTGGCTAATGATAGCTACGTGCCGACGATTGCTGGCGCAACGTCCGTGGGCAAGCATACGCCTTATGTGCCTGACTGGCGGGCAACGTTGGTTGCGACGTATCGACCCAACCCCCTCTGGGCGTTTACTCTTGCGGGACGCTATAGCGGCAAGCAATATGCAACGGTGGATAATACCGATACTAATCCTGAAACCTATCAAGGTTTTCAGAGCTTCTTTGTGATGGATGCGCGGGTGAATTACAATTTTGCCAAGCATTGGAGTGCGGCTGTTGGGGTAGACAACCTGAATAATGAGCGTTACTTTTTATTCCATCCATTTACAGAGCGCACGTTCTTTGGCGAGCTGAAATACACTTATTGA
- a CDS encoding TetR/AcrR family transcriptional regulator has translation MKVSKVQAEQNRERVLDVAAKLFRERGFDGIGVAELMKNAGLTHGGFYGQFDSKEELMAEASDRAFQETIGNWHKIAAFAEQREAGSALKVITRAYLSKKHCAEPGAGCVMATLGIDASRQGTTIRHKLTQGFRSLVDLFAGLVSHESEAVKREKSLAIVASLVGAMVIARAVDDEALSEEVLQAVSKSILS, from the coding sequence ATGAAAGTCAGTAAAGTTCAAGCAGAACAAAATCGTGAGCGCGTACTGGACGTTGCAGCAAAATTATTCCGTGAGCGTGGTTTTGATGGTATTGGTGTTGCCGAACTGATGAAAAATGCGGGTTTGACCCATGGCGGGTTCTATGGTCAGTTTGACTCCAAAGAAGAGCTAATGGCCGAGGCCAGCGATCGTGCGTTTCAAGAGACCATTGGCAACTGGCATAAGATCGCAGCGTTTGCGGAGCAACGTGAGGCAGGGAGTGCACTGAAGGTGATAACGCGGGCTTATCTGTCAAAAAAACATTGTGCAGAACCGGGTGCGGGATGTGTCATGGCGACACTCGGTATCGACGCCTCGCGCCAAGGCACGACAATCCGTCATAAATTGACGCAAGGGTTCCGGTCGCTGGTTGATCTTTTCGCAGGTTTGGTTAGTCATGAATCAGAAGCGGTTAAACGCGAAAAATCTCTGGCCATTGTTGCCAGTTTGGTTGGTGCGATGGTCATCGCCCGTGCAGTGGATGATGAAGCCCTGTCAGAAGAGGTACTGCAAGCGGTATCTAAATCGATATTGTCTTAA
- a CDS encoding cysteine-rich CWC family protein — protein MNKTCQRCQASFGCSALNNEPCWCMDYPKILRYPDPETEVSDCLCPTCLTAIIKTRIEQTIDDRKVHLFAPAAATALKDQPLIEGLDYTIENGNWVLSRWYLLKRGDCCGNSCRNCPYGHANVKAS, from the coding sequence ATGAATAAAACCTGCCAGCGATGCCAAGCCAGCTTCGGTTGTTCAGCACTGAATAATGAGCCGTGCTGGTGTATGGATTATCCTAAAATACTGCGCTATCCAGACCCAGAGACGGAAGTGAGCGACTGCCTGTGCCCGACTTGCCTCACAGCTATCATCAAAACACGGATCGAACAGACCATTGATGATCGCAAGGTTCATCTATTTGCCCCTGCTGCAGCAACGGCTCTAAAAGATCAACCACTGATCGAAGGTTTGGACTACACCATTGAAAATGGTAACTGGGTACTCTCACGCTGGTATCTGCTCAAGCGTGGAGATTGCTGTGGTAATTCGTGCCGTAATTGTCCATATGGGCATGCCAACGTCAAAGCATCTTAA
- a CDS encoding Dph6-related ATP pyrophosphatase gives MTTTKIHSQKPKALMCWSGGKDSAMALHRARQDFEVVALLTTLNAEFKRISMHGVREELLDAQADAIGLPLIKVWVSIGSNQEYEEQMTSALNHAKAIGVTHVIFGDIFLQDLREYRERQLAKVGLIAEFPLWQSNTTQLIQEFVTQGFQTVTCCINDGYLNESWAGREIDTQFIQDLPPHVDPCGENGEYHTFCFAGPIFKQSIGFVRGEVIYRPLPTPMPISSQNNDLDNSSSDQYECISPVETKGFWFCDLETLPT, from the coding sequence ATGACCACGACAAAAATACATTCTCAGAAACCCAAAGCCCTGATGTGCTGGAGTGGCGGCAAAGATTCCGCCATGGCGTTGCACCGCGCTAGGCAAGATTTTGAAGTCGTCGCTTTACTGACAACACTCAATGCTGAGTTTAAGCGTATCTCTATGCACGGTGTACGGGAGGAATTACTGGATGCTCAAGCGGATGCCATAGGTTTGCCCCTGATTAAAGTCTGGGTCAGCATAGGCAGCAACCAAGAATACGAAGAGCAAATGACAAGCGCACTAAATCATGCCAAAGCAATTGGCGTGACCCATGTTATTTTTGGTGATATTTTCCTGCAAGACCTGCGTGAATATCGTGAACGCCAACTCGCCAAAGTCGGTTTAATTGCCGAGTTTCCACTCTGGCAATCCAATACAACACAGCTTATCCAAGAGTTTGTGACTCAAGGCTTCCAGACCGTCACCTGTTGTATCAATGATGGGTACCTTAACGAGTCTTGGGCAGGACGTGAGATCGACACGCAATTTATTCAAGATTTGCCTCCACATGTTGATCCTTGCGGGGAGAATGGCGAATACCATACTTTTTGTTTTGCTGGGCCTATCTTCAAACAATCGATCGGATTCGTACGTGGTGAAGTGATCTATCGACCTCTGCCAACACCTATGCCGATTAGCAGTCAAAATAATGATCTAGACAATTCAAGTTCTGACCAATACGAATGCATCTCCCCCGTTGAAACCAAAGGGTTTTGGTTTTGTGACTTAGAAACATTACCAACTTAA
- the murJ gene encoding murein biosynthesis integral membrane protein MurJ has product MARSLWRSTFIVSAMTMLSRILGLVRDMVLLNVFGAGGVMDAFLVAFKIPNFLRRLFAEGAFSQAFVPVLSEYKTTRTHEEVQILISRASGSLMLILGVLTTFAVVASPLVIFIFAPGFHGQEVKFQLAVELLRLTFPYLLLISMTAFAGSVLNSYGSFATASFAPVLLNVTMIAAAWWLAPLMSVPVMALGWGVMAAGFIQLAIQIPELWKKKLLIPPKVDFKHEGVVRILKLMLPALFGVSVVQINLLLDTVLASFMKEGSVSWLYTAERMTELPLGLIGIAIATVILPSLSAIHAEKDHDRFKRMLDWATQVIALVGIPASLAMILLAEPMIQALFQHGRFGQADVDMTVWALRGLSGGILAFMLIKIFAPGFYARQDTKTPVKIGLIAVVANMVFNLILVGIFHLLQWPLHAALSLASTASAFLNAGLLYRALARDGVYRIESHWKVIGFRYLCGNVLMAVVLVGGLQFYQHDAPQLQRIAELASLCLLGATAYGVGLLLTGFRPSQIRHH; this is encoded by the coding sequence ATGGCGCGATCGTTGTGGCGTTCCACCTTTATTGTCAGTGCAATGACAATGCTGTCGCGTATCTTGGGTTTAGTCCGCGATATGGTTTTGCTCAATGTCTTTGGTGCAGGCGGTGTGATGGATGCCTTTTTGGTGGCGTTCAAAATTCCCAATTTCCTGCGCAGACTTTTTGCAGAAGGGGCGTTTTCCCAAGCGTTTGTGCCCGTTTTATCTGAATATAAAACCACCAGAACACATGAAGAAGTCCAAATTCTGATCAGTCGGGCATCGGGTTCGCTCATGCTCATCTTGGGTGTGCTAACCACCTTTGCTGTTGTCGCGTCTCCCTTAGTGATTTTTATTTTTGCCCCAGGCTTTCATGGTCAGGAAGTCAAATTTCAGTTAGCTGTTGAGCTACTGCGCCTGACATTTCCATATTTGTTACTCATTTCCATGACCGCTTTCGCGGGGAGTGTTTTGAACAGCTATGGCTCTTTTGCTACGGCTTCGTTTGCCCCCGTCTTGCTGAATGTGACGATGATTGCTGCCGCGTGGTGGCTTGCACCGCTGATGAGCGTGCCTGTCATGGCATTGGGTTGGGGGGTGATGGCTGCAGGCTTTATCCAGCTTGCAATCCAGATTCCGGAACTCTGGAAGAAAAAACTGCTGATTCCACCCAAAGTTGACTTTAAACACGAAGGCGTCGTGCGGATTTTGAAGCTGATGCTACCGGCCCTCTTTGGTGTGTCTGTGGTGCAGATCAATTTATTGCTAGACACGGTGTTGGCATCTTTTATGAAAGAAGGCTCCGTGTCGTGGCTCTATACCGCAGAGCGGATGACAGAATTGCCATTGGGTTTGATTGGTATTGCGATTGCGACTGTTATTTTGCCCTCACTTTCTGCGATTCATGCCGAAAAAGATCATGATCGCTTCAAACGTATGCTGGATTGGGCCACTCAAGTCATTGCACTGGTCGGGATACCTGCCAGTCTTGCCATGATTCTACTCGCAGAACCTATGATTCAAGCCTTATTTCAGCATGGTCGCTTTGGACAGGCTGATGTCGATATGACCGTCTGGGCACTGCGGGGTCTGTCTGGTGGTATTTTGGCGTTTATGCTGATCAAAATTTTTGCACCGGGCTTTTATGCCCGCCAAGATACCAAGACGCCAGTCAAGATTGGTTTGATTGCGGTGGTTGCCAATATGGTGTTTAACCTCATTTTGGTCGGCATTTTCCATTTGTTGCAATGGCCGTTGCATGCGGCGCTGTCCCTCGCGAGCACAGCATCGGCTTTCTTAAACGCAGGGTTGCTCTATCGTGCATTGGCACGAGATGGCGTCTATCGTATTGAGTCGCATTGGAAAGTGATTGGTTTCCGTTATCTCTGCGGGAATGTCTTGATGGCGGTTGTTTTGGTTGGTGGCTTGCAGTTCTATCAGCATGATGCCCCGCAGTTACAGCGCATTGCCGAATTGGCGTCATTATGTTTGTTGGGCGCAACCGCTTACGGCGTCGGTTTGTTACTGACTGGATTTAGACCGAGTCAGATTCGGCACCATTGA
- the ileS gene encoding isoleucine--tRNA ligase, which yields MSDRKDDKVDSKTDYKDTLNLPDTPFAMQAKLATREVQWLADWQADGLYEQVRAARAGKPKYMLHDGPPYANGQIHLGHAVNKVLKDIIIKSKTLSGFDAPYVPGWDCHGLPIEQKVEEKVGKVGVKVDATKFRELCREYAASQVELQKKDFERLGVLGDWNNPYLTMNFKQEANTVRALGKIVEAGHVQPGLKPVNWCLDCGSSLAEAEVEYQDKKSDAIDVGFGVVDLADLSKRIHVEVKTPVEVVIWTTTPWTLPANQAVALNADLDYQLVEVESEASTIALILAAKLSGEATERYGLKDPKVLATFKGAVLEHLTLQHPLIVERQVPVILGEHVMDSSGTGAVHTAPGHGVDDYKVGLQYNLKVENPVSGSGVYLPEAAVFAGQHIYKANPQIIEQLKSDRKLWAHVAITHSYPHCWRHKTPIIFRATPQWFISMEKQNLRAEAMDAIKQVTWIPDWGQNRIEAMIDGRPDWCISRQRTWGVPIPFFIHKDTGALHPDTEQLIDKVADLIEQGGVDAWFKADAADLIGADAAHYNKATDTLDVWFDSGVTHYCVLKQRPELSFPADLYLEGSDQHRGWFQTSLLTGLAIDNTAPFKKVLTHGFVVDVNGRKMSKSLGNIIAPQDVIKDIGADGVRFWIASSDYRYEMTAGKEIFNRTTDGYRRIRNTLRFLLANLNGFNPATDLVPVENMIALDQFILTRAAAVQNSIQAAYDEMSFHVVCSQMVAFCTSDLGGFYLDIIKDRQYTTKSDSLARRSAQTALYHLVNAFVRWMSPILTFTAQEAWPLIPQNANQPADKYVFTTTWYDIPVAEKQVNAETISDAEWLTILDVKSAINKLIENARNAKTVGANLSAKVQIWAEPHIYQVLAKLKDELRFVLIVSDVELNHNGVGEGEATELSGLHAYVTAAEGVKCARCWHVRTDVGSSPKHPDLCVRCVENVDGSGEVRHYA from the coding sequence ATGAGTGATCGTAAAGACGACAAAGTTGATTCTAAAACTGACTATAAAGATACGCTGAACCTGCCAGATACGCCATTTGCGATGCAAGCTAAACTTGCGACCCGTGAAGTGCAGTGGCTTGCGGATTGGCAAGCTGATGGCCTATATGAGCAAGTCCGTGCTGCACGTGCGGGCAAGCCAAAGTATATGCTGCATGATGGCCCACCTTATGCAAATGGCCAGATTCACTTGGGTCATGCGGTCAATAAAGTTCTAAAAGATATCATTATCAAAAGTAAAACCTTGTCGGGCTTTGATGCGCCGTATGTTCCCGGCTGGGACTGTCACGGCTTGCCGATCGAGCAAAAAGTGGAAGAAAAAGTCGGCAAAGTCGGTGTCAAAGTCGATGCGACTAAGTTCCGCGAGTTGTGCCGTGAATACGCCGCAAGCCAAGTTGAGCTACAAAAGAAAGACTTTGAACGTCTGGGTGTGTTGGGGGACTGGAATAACCCTTACCTCACTATGAACTTTAAGCAAGAAGCCAACACCGTTCGTGCACTCGGTAAAATTGTTGAAGCGGGCCATGTGCAACCCGGTCTCAAGCCAGTGAACTGGTGTTTAGATTGTGGTTCATCCTTGGCTGAAGCAGAAGTTGAATATCAAGACAAAAAATCTGATGCCATTGACGTCGGCTTCGGTGTGGTTGATCTCGCTGATTTGTCGAAACGTATCCATGTTGAGGTCAAAACTCCTGTTGAAGTGGTGATCTGGACCACGACACCATGGACACTGCCTGCCAACCAAGCCGTGGCGCTGAATGCCGATCTGGATTATCAATTGGTTGAAGTTGAGTCCGAAGCGAGCACTATCGCTTTGATTCTGGCTGCGAAACTGTCCGGTGAAGCGACTGAGCGTTATGGACTCAAAGATCCTAAAGTTCTGGCAACCTTCAAAGGTGCCGTGCTGGAACATTTAACGCTGCAGCATCCATTGATCGTTGAGCGTCAGGTACCTGTGATTTTGGGTGAGCATGTCATGGATTCCAGTGGTACGGGTGCTGTGCATACTGCACCGGGCCATGGTGTGGACGACTATAAGGTCGGTCTGCAATACAACCTAAAAGTTGAAAATCCGGTAAGTGGTAGCGGTGTCTATTTGCCTGAGGCCGCTGTGTTTGCTGGTCAGCATATCTATAAAGCCAATCCACAAATCATCGAACAACTAAAGTCGGATCGTAAGCTCTGGGCGCATGTTGCGATTACCCATAGTTACCCACACTGCTGGCGCCATAAAACACCGATTATCTTCCGTGCCACACCACAGTGGTTTATCAGCATGGAGAAACAAAATCTGCGCGCTGAAGCTATGGATGCGATCAAACAGGTCACTTGGATTCCCGATTGGGGTCAAAACCGGATTGAGGCGATGATTGATGGTCGTCCAGACTGGTGCATCTCGCGTCAGCGCACATGGGGCGTGCCAATCCCGTTCTTTATCCATAAGGACACGGGCGCATTACATCCAGATACTGAACAACTGATCGACAAAGTTGCTGACCTGATCGAGCAGGGCGGTGTGGACGCATGGTTTAAAGCAGACGCTGCGGATTTGATTGGTGCGGATGCTGCACACTACAACAAAGCAACCGACACCCTCGATGTCTGGTTTGACTCGGGTGTGACGCACTATTGCGTCCTCAAACAGCGTCCTGAATTGTCATTCCCGGCTGATCTATACCTCGAAGGTTCAGATCAACATCGCGGCTGGTTCCAGACATCGCTGTTGACGGGTCTGGCGATCGACAATACTGCACCGTTTAAGAAAGTACTGACCCATGGTTTTGTGGTTGATGTAAACGGCCGCAAAATGTCGAAGTCACTGGGTAATATCATTGCCCCTCAAGATGTGATCAAAGACATTGGCGCAGATGGTGTGCGTTTCTGGATCGCATCCAGTGACTATCGCTACGAGATGACTGCAGGTAAAGAAATTTTTAATCGGACTACCGATGGCTATCGTCGTATCCGCAATACCTTGCGCTTCTTACTGGCTAACTTGAATGGCTTTAATCCAGCAACGGATTTGGTGCCTGTGGAAAACATGATTGCGTTGGATCAGTTTATTTTGACCCGTGCAGCAGCAGTGCAAAATAGCATCCAAGCGGCTTATGATGAAATGAGCTTCCATGTGGTATGTAGTCAGATGGTCGCGTTCTGTACCAGTGATCTGGGTGGTTTTTACCTTGATATCATCAAAGATCGTCAATACACCACCAAGTCGGATTCACTGGCGCGCCGTTCAGCGCAAACGGCGCTGTATCACTTGGTCAATGCCTTTGTACGCTGGATGAGCCCAATCCTGACCTTCACTGCCCAAGAAGCATGGCCATTGATCCCGCAAAATGCGAATCAACCAGCGGACAAATATGTCTTTACTACAACGTGGTATGACATTCCTGTTGCCGAGAAGCAAGTAAATGCAGAGACTATAAGTGATGCGGAGTGGCTCACGATTTTGGATGTGAAGTCTGCAATCAATAAACTGATTGAAAATGCACGTAATGCCAAAACTGTGGGTGCGAATCTCTCTGCTAAAGTACAGATCTGGGCAGAGCCGCACATCTACCAAGTGCTTGCTAAGCTGAAAGACGAGTTACGCTTCGTGCTGATCGTCAGTGATGTCGAGCTAAATCATAATGGTGTTGGGGAAGGCGAAGCGACAGAACTCAGTGGCTTACATGCCTATGTGACTGCGGCAGAAGGCGTGAAATGCGCACGCTGCTGGCATGTCCGCACCGATGTGGGTAGCAGTCCTAAACATCCAGATCTGTGTGTGCGCTGTGTCGAAAACGTCGATGGTAGCGGTGAGGTACGTCACTATGCTTAA
- the lspA gene encoding signal peptidase II — protein sequence MLKLIQSFRRENLVWLGLSVLAILLDQWTKHIASTHLTYGEAQPVFPSLDWTLLHNHGAAFSFLSDAGGWQRYLFTGLAIIVSVLFIGWLLRLPRDTKILATGIALVLGGAIGNLIDRMSLGYVVDFISVYYNGHYFPSFNLADSAITLGTIFLIIDMLFLDKIRQSKKDQTSNDSK from the coding sequence ATGCTTAAGCTTATTCAATCCTTCCGTCGTGAGAACCTCGTCTGGCTTGGACTCAGCGTACTGGCGATTTTGCTGGATCAATGGACCAAGCATATCGCTTCAACGCACCTGACCTATGGTGAGGCACAGCCAGTATTCCCCAGTCTAGATTGGACCTTACTGCATAACCATGGCGCAGCGTTTAGCTTCTTATCCGATGCCGGTGGTTGGCAGCGTTATTTGTTTACGGGCCTTGCAATCATTGTTTCAGTCCTTTTCATCGGCTGGCTGTTGCGCTTGCCACGTGATACCAAAATATTGGCGACAGGCATAGCCTTGGTGCTTGGTGGTGCGATTGGCAATCTAATTGATCGCATGTCATTGGGCTATGTGGTAGATTTTATTAGTGTTTACTATAATGGTCATTATTTCCCTTCCTTCAATCTTGCGGATAGCGCGATTACGCTGGGAACCATTTTTTTAATTATTGATATGTTGTTCTTGGACAAGATTCGTCAGAGCAAAAAGGATCAGACAAGCAATGACTCAAAATAA
- the fkpB gene encoding FKBP-type peptidyl-prolyl cis-trans isomerase, whose product MTTFTNPNEDTRIAQGSQVALHFSVSLENGIEIDNTRSYPEPVSLVIGDGNLLEGFEKALLGLRAGDRRTVHLPPEDAFGPWNPENVQSFDTVQFVKAGDTTPEIGTMMEFQDKGGGTLAGVVKAVNDDKVEVDFNHPLAGRNVVFEVEIAKVTPAGVSGVKLG is encoded by the coding sequence ATCACCACCTTTACCAATCCCAACGAAGACACTCGGATTGCGCAAGGTTCGCAAGTGGCATTGCATTTTTCTGTATCGCTTGAAAACGGTATTGAAATTGACAACACCCGCAGCTATCCAGAGCCAGTCAGCTTGGTAATCGGTGATGGTAATTTGCTAGAAGGGTTTGAGAAGGCATTGCTCGGACTGCGTGCGGGTGATCGCCGTACGGTGCATTTGCCACCTGAAGATGCTTTTGGTCCATGGAATCCAGAAAACGTTCAGTCGTTTGATACGGTTCAGTTCGTTAAAGCCGGCGATACAACGCCTGAGATTGGCACGATGATGGAATTTCAGGATAAAGGCGGCGGTACGCTTGCAGGCGTGGTTAAGGCAGTCAATGACGACAAAGTTGAAGTGGATTTCAATCACCCGCTGGCAGGGCGTAATGTGGTGTTTGAAGTGGAGATTGCGAAAGTGACTCCGGCCGGTGTGAGTGGCGTGAAGTTGGGATGA